One part of the Treponema peruense genome encodes these proteins:
- the thrA gene encoding bifunctional aspartate kinase/homoserine dehydrogenase I, which produces MLTLKFGGTSMGSARRILDSADIMAGRAGLDRISVVVSAVAGVSNKLQAGIDGCISGAVAAPYVSELRSIHSDICAELKSALPKFNAEAVMAKINVCLDELERLLSGLATFGECPTSVHCRIMGMGELMCAPIVESVLLAKDQSVLLLDSRKFIYTTGDQKEGDPDYARCSEALAGYRDGSSALAQILLFPGFICSWIGGTGAAPVMGLLGRNGSDFSAAIIGAGLGASRVEFWTDVDGIYTADPRVVKDAILVKDMSYEEAMELSFFGSKVLHPKTLAPLAAKGIEAWSLNSHNPSARGTRIGKGPFESEKDAGPVRGISCLKDCAMISVSGSGMKGRKGMAARIFSAVSNAGISILLITQSSSEYTISFCVRKAYANSVQDLLKAEFALEISTKIINPIYVHENCAIVSIIGDAMKQKRGVAGTFFDALASRDVNILAIAQGSSERSISTVINSDDGDTAVRVAHQFFFNTVQSIQVFAFGAGTIGGTMLDQIREQQKALLDQGIDIRVMAVANLDGMLFDAEGIDLENWRDKVKACGRRTNLDEILDFVKETKPLNPIFVDCTASYDLPERYIDIFKAGMSIATPNKRANSMSMDFYRKLRETANNMHVRFLYETNVGAGLPIIDTLQNLFKSGDKLTGFNGIMSGSLSYIFGQLDDGAKFSEAVLEAKAKRYTEPDPRDDLKGTDVARKALIIAREAGMSIELEDIEMISIFPEGFSLEGTTEEFLARLPELDSYFAKKMEELKKHNKVLRMGASIKDGKVSVGMLEVGPEDPLYAVKGGENAFVFHTARYTPIPLTVRGYGAGAGVTAAGVFGDILRTVSWNVSSF; this is translated from the coding sequence ATGCTTACATTAAAATTCGGTGGAACAAGCATGGGTTCCGCCCGCCGTATTCTTGACAGCGCGGATATTATGGCCGGACGTGCCGGACTTGACCGTATCAGTGTCGTTGTGAGCGCTGTAGCAGGTGTTTCAAATAAGCTTCAGGCTGGAATTGACGGGTGCATTTCAGGTGCAGTTGCCGCTCCTTATGTAAGCGAACTACGCTCAATACATTCAGATATCTGTGCAGAACTCAAATCTGCGCTTCCAAAGTTCAATGCAGAAGCCGTCATGGCAAAAATAAACGTATGCCTGGACGAACTCGAACGCCTTCTTTCGGGACTTGCCACTTTTGGTGAGTGTCCTACCAGTGTCCACTGCCGCATAATGGGAATGGGCGAACTTATGTGCGCTCCAATCGTTGAGTCTGTACTTCTTGCAAAGGACCAGAGCGTTCTTCTGCTTGACTCCCGCAAATTCATTTATACTACAGGCGACCAGAAAGAAGGAGACCCCGACTATGCAAGATGTTCAGAAGCCCTTGCAGGTTACAGGGACGGCTCTTCGGCTCTGGCACAGATTCTTTTGTTCCCAGGCTTTATATGCTCGTGGATAGGCGGAACAGGTGCTGCTCCCGTTATGGGACTTTTGGGACGCAATGGAAGTGACTTCAGTGCAGCCATAATCGGTGCAGGACTGGGTGCTTCACGCGTAGAATTCTGGACAGACGTAGACGGCATTTACACGGCCGACCCGCGCGTTGTAAAAGACGCAATCCTTGTAAAAGACATGAGTTATGAAGAAGCTATGGAACTTTCATTCTTCGGAAGCAAGGTTCTTCACCCCAAAACCCTTGCACCTCTTGCCGCAAAGGGAATAGAAGCATGGAGCCTTAACTCGCACAATCCGTCTGCACGCGGAACAAGAATAGGAAAAGGCCCCTTCGAAAGTGAAAAAGATGCAGGACCCGTACGCGGAATAAGCTGTCTTAAGGACTGCGCAATGATTTCTGTAAGCGGTTCCGGAATGAAAGGCCGAAAGGGAATGGCAGCACGCATATTCTCTGCCGTAAGCAATGCAGGAATTTCAATTCTTCTTATAACACAGTCATCTTCTGAATATACAATTTCATTCTGCGTAAGAAAGGCATATGCAAATTCTGTACAGGATCTTCTCAAGGCTGAATTCGCACTTGAAATTTCCACAAAGATAATCAACCCCATATACGTTCACGAAAACTGCGCCATTGTTTCAATTATAGGTGATGCAATGAAGCAGAAGAGGGGTGTTGCAGGAACATTCTTTGACGCACTTGCCAGCCGCGATGTAAATATTCTTGCCATTGCACAGGGGTCCAGCGAGCGCTCTATTTCTACAGTAATCAATTCTGACGACGGTGACACTGCAGTACGCGTAGCACACCAGTTTTTCTTCAATACGGTTCAGTCTATTCAGGTTTTTGCCTTTGGAGCCGGAACAATCGGCGGAACAATGCTTGACCAGATCCGCGAGCAGCAGAAGGCCCTTCTTGACCAGGGAATTGACATTCGCGTAATGGCCGTAGCAAACCTTGACGGAATGCTTTTTGATGCCGAAGGAATAGACCTCGAAAACTGGCGGGACAAGGTAAAGGCCTGCGGAAGGCGCACAAATCTTGACGAAATCCTTGACTTTGTAAAGGAAACAAAGCCACTCAACCCCATTTTTGTAGACTGCACGGCATCCTATGATCTTCCTGAGCGATACATAGATATTTTCAAAGCCGGAATGAGCATTGCCACACCGAACAAGCGTGCAAATTCCATGAGCATGGACTTTTACAGAAAACTGCGCGAAACTGCAAACAACATGCACGTACGTTTCCTTTACGAAACAAACGTTGGTGCGGGACTTCCTATAATTGATACCCTGCAGAATCTGTTTAAGTCGGGCGACAAACTTACTGGCTTTAACGGAATTATGTCTGGAAGCCTCAGTTATATTTTTGGCCAGCTTGATGACGGAGCAAAATTCAGCGAGGCAGTCCTTGAAGCAAAGGCAAAGCGCTACACTGAACCCGACCCGCGCGACGACCTTAAGGGAACAGACGTTGCAAGAAAGGCACTTATCATTGCACGTGAAGCCGGAATGAGTATTGAACTTGAAGACATAGAAATGATTTCAATATTCCCTGAAGGTTTCTCACTTGAAGGAACTACAGAAGAATTTCTTGCAAGACTTCCTGAACTTGACTCATATTTTGCAAAGAAAATGGAAGAACTCAAAAAGCATAACAAAGTACTGCGCATGGGTGCCAGCATAAAAGACGGAAAAGTAAGTGTAGGTATGCTTGAAGTAGGACCCGAAGATCCTCTCTACGCGGTAAAGGGCGGTGAAAATGCCTTTGTATTCCACACTGCACGCTATACACCCATTCCTCTTACTGTACGCGGTTACGGTGCCGGAGCCGGTGTTACTGCGGCGGGTGTTTTCGGAGACATTCTGCGAACAGTCAGCTGGAACGTGTCAAGTTTCTGA
- a CDS encoding pentapeptide repeat-containing protein: MYTLNKCRFPGCDKCAISVSDSNVKLTGQEGFCIDHCPDKIQAINTLKEYIYTHDKIVGMTACGLVVEDLNLNGKKFYGCNFQHCTFTNIHAQGFRARMCMFDFSTFTDCYYIESNVQFSSFSGSKFVHMILTGSDLIHNNFNGITSYQSSFDDCDLYNSRFIKALLINTSLKNCNLKKTAFYESARENVSFKLSNTREALVDRNKGGLMGDFNARLEEEDEQGDNL; encoded by the coding sequence ATGTATACCCTTAACAAATGCCGCTTTCCGGGATGCGACAAGTGCGCAATTTCGGTTTCAGACTCCAACGTTAAACTTACCGGACAGGAAGGATTCTGCATAGACCACTGCCCTGACAAAATTCAGGCTATAAACACACTCAAGGAATACATTTATACGCATGACAAAATTGTCGGAATGACGGCGTGCGGTCTTGTAGTAGAAGACCTTAACCTGAACGGAAAAAAATTTTACGGCTGCAACTTCCAGCACTGCACTTTTACAAATATCCATGCACAGGGATTCAGAGCCAGAATGTGTATGTTTGATTTTTCTACATTTACCGACTGCTATTATATAGAAAGCAATGTTCAGTTTTCGTCATTCAGCGGTTCAAAATTCGTGCACATGATTCTTACCGGAAGCGATCTGATTCACAACAATTTTAATGGAATCACTTCGTACCAGTCCAGTTTTGATGACTGCGACCTTTACAACAGTCGTTTTATAAAAGCACTGTTAATCAACACCTCGCTCAAAAACTGCAATCTTAAAAAAACAGCTTTCTACGAGTCGGCAAGAGAAAATGTTTCATTCAAACTGTCAAATACAAGGGAAGCACTCGTGGACAGAAACAAGGGCGGCCTTATGGGAGACTTTAACGCCAGACTCGAAGAAGAAGATGAGCAGGGGGACAATCTGTGA
- the aroF gene encoding 3-deoxy-7-phosphoheptulonate synthase: MVIVLKKDISDGQKKDIRSFLKKHDFKLNEIVGEEDTVIAAVGKVGIDIRDVEILPGVSGVIPISKPYKLASREFKRDDTIIEVPNGRGQKIRIGGHHVVSIAGPCAVESREQIMEIAASVAASGAVMLRGGAYKPRSSPYSFQGLGEEGLVYLKEAGEKYGLPVVTEIVSETLIPVMRDYVDVYQIGARNMQNFDLLKKVGALGKPVILKRSYTATLEELLMSAEYLLSSGTDSVILCERGIRTFEHATRNTLDLSAVPVLRSLTHLPIIVDPSHAVGIRDKVAAMGLASVAAGADGIIVEVHNHPEKALSDGAQSMLPEQFDKMMHDIEALAPVMGKSVAHIREANSSVVKTAQNSLSGKIVCAYSGKRGAYAEQAITRYFDEQDVLSMSVDSFDEIFQAVTDGKADYGMVPIENSLAGSVYQNYDNFSRFEDVSIAGAVTLNIRHALLGVKGASVSDIKKVFSHPQGFGQCKKFLDAHKDWSLVDAVSTASAAQTVSESGLKETAAIASSVNASIYGLEVLAEDIENDPGNFTRFVVIQANHVEKAAGAKESNIAPNMASFIVKTRNEPGALYSLLGVFNESSLNLTRLESRPIAGQPWRYWFYVDAELSGIKKDAAVYVEELIKKLRLHAEEVRLLGIYAEAGRS, encoded by the coding sequence ATGGTAATTGTACTTAAAAAAGATATTTCTGACGGACAGAAAAAAGACATACGCTCTTTTCTCAAAAAGCATGATTTCAAACTTAACGAAATTGTAGGTGAAGAAGATACTGTCATTGCTGCCGTAGGAAAAGTTGGGATTGATATAAGGGATGTAGAAATTCTTCCCGGGGTAAGCGGTGTTATTCCAATCAGCAAGCCGTACAAACTTGCAAGCCGTGAATTCAAGCGTGATGATACCATAATCGAAGTTCCCAACGGAAGAGGCCAGAAAATAAGAATCGGCGGTCACCATGTTGTTTCGATAGCAGGTCCGTGTGCCGTAGAAAGCCGTGAACAGATTATGGAAATTGCGGCCTCGGTTGCAGCCAGCGGTGCAGTTATGCTCAGAGGCGGTGCATATAAACCGCGTTCGTCTCCGTACAGTTTTCAGGGACTTGGTGAAGAAGGCCTTGTGTACCTTAAGGAAGCCGGCGAAAAATACGGACTCCCTGTAGTTACAGAAATTGTTTCCGAAACACTTATTCCCGTTATGCGCGATTATGTAGATGTATACCAGATTGGTGCGCGCAATATGCAGAATTTTGATCTTCTCAAAAAAGTGGGTGCGCTGGGAAAACCGGTAATTCTCAAGAGAAGCTATACTGCAACACTGGAAGAACTTCTTATGTCTGCAGAATATCTTCTTTCAAGCGGAACAGACAGCGTAATTCTCTGCGAACGCGGAATACGTACATTTGAGCATGCAACAAGAAATACTCTTGACCTGTCGGCTGTTCCCGTTCTGCGTTCACTGACGCATCTTCCCATTATTGTAGACCCCAGCCATGCAGTCGGTATAAGAGACAAAGTCGCCGCAATGGGACTGGCTTCTGTTGCAGCAGGCGCGGACGGCATAATAGTAGAAGTGCACAATCATCCCGAAAAGGCTCTGAGCGACGGTGCGCAGTCAATGCTTCCCGAACAGTTTGACAAGATGATGCACGATATAGAAGCACTTGCCCCCGTTATGGGAAAATCTGTTGCGCATATACGAGAAGCAAATTCTTCTGTCGTAAAGACTGCGCAGAATTCACTCAGTGGCAAAATTGTCTGTGCATACAGCGGTAAGCGCGGCGCCTATGCAGAACAGGCCATAACCCGTTATTTTGACGAGCAGGATGTTCTTTCAATGAGCGTGGACTCGTTTGACGAAATATTCCAGGCCGTAACTGACGGAAAAGCCGACTACGGAATGGTTCCCATAGAAAACAGTCTTGCAGGTTCCGTTTACCAGAATTATGACAACTTCTCACGGTTCGAAGATGTGAGCATTGCAGGTGCCGTAACTCTTAACATAAGGCATGCCCTTCTTGGAGTAAAGGGAGCATCTGTTTCTGACATAAAGAAAGTATTTTCCCATCCGCAGGGATTCGGCCAGTGCAAAAAATTTCTTGATGCCCACAAAGACTGGAGCCTTGTTGACGCGGTGTCTACTGCTTCTGCCGCACAAACTGTAAGCGAAAGCGGCCTTAAGGAAACTGCAGCCATTGCAAGTTCCGTTAACGCTTCAATTTACGGGCTTGAAGTACTTGCAGAAGACATAGAAAATGATCCGGGCAATTTTACAAGATTTGTTGTAATACAGGCAAACCATGTAGAAAAGGCTGCGGGCGCAAAAGAAAGCAATATTGCTCCAAACATGGCAAGCTTTATTGTCAAAACGCGCAACGAACCGGGTGCACTTTACAGCCTGCTTGGAGTCTTTAACGAAAGTTCGCTTAATCTTACAAGACTTGAGTCACGGCCAATCGCCGGACAGCCGTGGAGATACTGGTTCTATGTAGATGCAGAACTTTCCGGTATAAAGAAAGATGCAGCTGTTTATGTGGAAGAACTTATCAAAAAGCTCCGTTTACATGCAGAAGAGGTAAGGCTTCTTGGAATCTATGCCGAAGCAGGCCGAAGTTAA
- the murI gene encoding glutamate racemase, translated as MIDFAFLDSGTGGIPYMLSLKKKNPDMRCVYLGDTLHFPYGEKSPAQVTECAASVIKRIVETWNPRALVIACNTISVTALGELRKLFPELPVVGTVPAIKLAASVSKKRRIGLLATNATVRHPYCTKLIEEFASDCKVFSRGDPDLIEFIEHRLFTSSEEERREAILPAVNYFLSCDCDCIILGCTHFTHIAEDVQKAAGSSVAVVDSRDGVANQALRVIKKRADCVCKENCAVPPDMSFFVTECRSPELAKEYEYLCKNFNIPWGGEF; from the coding sequence ATGATAGATTTTGCTTTTCTTGACAGCGGAACCGGCGGGATTCCGTATATGCTTTCTCTTAAGAAAAAAAATCCTGATATGCGCTGCGTTTATCTTGGTGATACATTGCATTTTCCGTACGGTGAAAAGTCGCCTGCGCAAGTAACTGAATGTGCCGCTTCTGTAATAAAAAGAATTGTTGAAACTTGGAATCCGCGCGCGCTTGTTATTGCATGCAATACGATAAGTGTAACAGCCCTTGGTGAACTAAGAAAGCTTTTTCCAGAGTTGCCTGTTGTTGGTACTGTTCCTGCAATTAAACTTGCCGCTTCTGTTTCAAAAAAGCGCCGGATAGGCCTGCTTGCCACAAACGCTACTGTAAGGCATCCTTACTGCACAAAATTAATAGAAGAGTTTGCTTCTGACTGCAAAGTTTTCAGCCGCGGTGATCCTGATCTGATTGAATTTATTGAACACAGGCTTTTTACTTCTTCGGAGGAAGAAAGACGTGAAGCCATTTTGCCTGCGGTAAATTATTTTTTGTCATGTGACTGCGACTGCATTATTCTAGGCTGCACTCATTTTACACACATTGCAGAAGATGTACAAAAAGCTGCAGGTTCTTCTGTTGCTGTAGTAGACAGCCGCGACGGTGTTGCAAATCAGGCACTGCGCGTAATAAAAAAAAGGGCGGACTGCGTTTGTAAAGAAAATTGCGCAGTTCCACCCGATATGAGTTTTTTTGTAACTGAATGCAGAAGTCCCGAACTGGCCAAAGAATATGAATATCTTTGCAAAAACTTCAATATTCCGTGGGGCGGGGAATTCTGA
- the ilvN gene encoding acetolactate synthase small subunit: MEKKYVLSVLVENHAGVLSRVSGLFSRRGYNIDSLTVCETSDPNKSRMTIVVRGDEYILEQIEKQLSKLVEVISIEHCLPSETCQREMALIKVLAGGASRGVIIETCNIFRAHIVDVSENSLIIEATGSEDKISSLIRLLEPYGILELLKSGLTAMDRGDKIMK; the protein is encoded by the coding sequence ATGGAAAAAAAATATGTACTGTCTGTTCTTGTAGAAAACCATGCAGGTGTTTTGAGCCGTGTGTCAGGACTTTTCAGCCGCCGCGGATACAATATTGACTCGCTTACTGTATGTGAAACGTCAGATCCGAACAAGTCTCGCATGACAATTGTTGTAAGGGGTGACGAATACATTCTTGAGCAGATAGAAAAACAGCTTTCAAAACTGGTCGAAGTTATTTCTATTGAACACTGCCTTCCTTCAGAAACCTGCCAGCGCGAAATGGCACTTATAAAAGTTCTTGCAGGTGGAGCAAGCAGGGGCGTAATTATTGAAACATGCAATATTTTCAGGGCACACATTGTTGATGTTTCAGAAAACAGCCTTATAATTGAAGCGACAGGAAGTGAAGACAAAATAAGTTCTTTGATACGACTTCTTGAGCCTTACGGAATTCTTGAACTTCTTAAGTCTGGTCTTACTGCAATGGACCGCGGCGACAAGATAATGAAATAA
- a CDS encoding NADP-dependent isocitrate dehydrogenase, whose product MSKIQMKNAVAELDGDEMTRVLWKVIKDKLLLPYVDLKTEYYDLSITERDKTDDKITYEAAAAIKRLGVGVKCATITSNAARVKEYNLTHLTPSPNGILRGELDGTVFRAPIFVKNIKCNVESWKKPIVLGRHAYGDVYKNCEIKTPGPGTAELVFTGEDGKEIRKTIKVMKGPGIIQGIHNTDESIKSFARCCFMYALDKKIDVWFGAKDTISKIYDGDFKEIFQKVYDEEFKDKFEAAGIEYFYTLIDDAVARIMKCEGGMLWACKNYDGDVMSDMIASACGSLAMMTSVLVSPNGEFEYEASHGTVQKHYYRYLKGEKTSTNPVALIFAWTGALAKRAELDGTPELAQFAEKLEKATLATIEDGIMTGDLARLASPAAKKIVNSWEYIDEIASRL is encoded by the coding sequence ATGAGCAAGATTCAAATGAAAAATGCGGTAGCGGAACTTGACGGAGACGAAATGACACGCGTTCTCTGGAAGGTAATCAAAGACAAACTTCTGCTTCCTTACGTAGATTTAAAGACAGAATACTACGATCTTTCCATAACAGAACGTGACAAGACAGATGACAAAATTACTTATGAAGCCGCAGCTGCAATAAAAAGACTGGGTGTCGGAGTAAAATGCGCAACAATTACCAGCAACGCAGCACGTGTAAAAGAATACAATCTCACCCACCTTACTCCAAGTCCAAACGGAATTCTTCGCGGTGAACTTGACGGCACTGTATTCCGCGCACCGATTTTTGTAAAAAACATCAAGTGCAATGTAGAAAGTTGGAAAAAACCGATTGTCCTCGGACGCCACGCTTACGGCGATGTTTACAAAAACTGCGAAATAAAGACACCGGGACCCGGAACAGCAGAACTTGTATTTACCGGTGAAGACGGAAAAGAAATCAGAAAAACAATCAAAGTAATGAAGGGACCTGGAATCATTCAGGGAATCCACAATACCGACGAGTCAATAAAAAGTTTTGCACGCTGCTGCTTCATGTACGCACTCGACAAAAAAATCGACGTCTGGTTCGGTGCAAAAGATACAATCAGCAAAATTTACGACGGTGACTTCAAGGAAATTTTCCAGAAAGTTTACGATGAAGAATTCAAAGACAAATTCGAAGCAGCCGGAATCGAATACTTCTACACACTTATAGATGACGCTGTTGCAAGAATCATGAAGTGCGAAGGCGGAATGCTCTGGGCCTGCAAAAACTACGACGGTGACGTTATGAGCGACATGATTGCATCTGCATGCGGAAGTCTTGCAATGATGACATCTGTTCTTGTAAGTCCCAACGGCGAGTTTGAATACGAAGCCAGCCACGGAACCGTTCAGAAACATTACTACCGCTACCTTAAGGGCGAAAAAACAAGCACAAACCCCGTGGCTTTAATATTTGCCTGGACAGGAGCACTCGCAAAACGAGCAGAACTCGACGGAACTCCAGAGCTTGCACAGTTTGCTGAAAAACTCGAAAAGGCAACACTTGCAACCATCGAAGACGGAATCATGACAGGAGACCTTGCAAGACTTGCTTCACCTGCTGCAAAGAAAATCGTCAACAGCTGGGAATACATTGACGAAATAGCTTCAAGGCTTTAG
- the map gene encoding type I methionyl aminopeptidase, translated as MIRLKNDDQIAAIRKSCHELADLFNEIIPRVKPGVSTKEIDDWCVDFIRKHGGKPAWHSEGFPGAACISINEQVIHGVPSKKVFVEDGDLVSLDIGINLNGYISDSTHTVMVGNVAKEHQKLVRVTRECLAAGIQACVRGNRISDISNAVYDIAYKQNGYGVVYEYCGHGVGLDVHEDPSIANCPSRGPNPRIQSGMVLAIEPMINEGTADVDLEDGSDWTVISADRSWSCHEEHTVAVFPDHTEILTDLNYNGNACQV; from the coding sequence ATGATACGCTTAAAGAATGACGATCAAATCGCCGCAATCAGAAAAAGCTGCCATGAACTGGCAGATCTCTTTAACGAGATAATTCCCCGTGTAAAACCCGGAGTAAGCACAAAAGAAATTGACGACTGGTGCGTCGACTTCATCAGAAAGCACGGCGGAAAACCGGCCTGGCACTCGGAAGGCTTTCCCGGAGCAGCCTGCATAAGCATTAACGAACAGGTTATTCACGGCGTTCCATCAAAAAAAGTTTTTGTAGAAGACGGCGACCTTGTTTCGCTAGACATAGGAATAAATCTTAACGGTTACATAAGCGACAGCACACACACTGTTATGGTAGGAAACGTTGCAAAAGAACACCAGAAACTTGTACGTGTTACAAGGGAATGTCTTGCAGCCGGAATCCAGGCCTGCGTAAGAGGAAACAGAATAAGCGATATTTCAAATGCAGTTTATGACATTGCATACAAGCAGAACGGTTACGGTGTCGTTTACGAATACTGCGGACACGGTGTCGGGCTTGATGTACATGAAGACCCGTCAATTGCAAACTGTCCCAGCAGAGGCCCCAACCCTCGCATCCAGAGCGGAATGGTTCTTGCCATTGAGCCCATGATTAACGAAGGAACAGCCGACGTTGACCTCGAAGACGGAAGCGACTGGACTGTAATTTCTGCAGACAGATCATGGAGCTGCCATGAAGAGCATACGGTTGCGGTTTTTCCTGACCACACAGAAATTCTTACCGACCTGAACTATAACGGAAACGCCTGCCAGGTCTGA
- a CDS encoding MBL fold metallo-hydrolase has product MKIYFHLCIDEFTNSYVVINDDPAVMEALIIDPGKITNEIINQIEGGKYKLTGVLITHNHSNHVQGLRVLNKIYTPTVYAADSEIEGTKSFVIRGDGKIKVAGMDIDFFSVPGHSADSMVYKIGDVLFTGDTITSGIIGETSSEYSKRLLCSKIKEKIFSQNDGTIIMPGHGSPTTVAAEKQFNLDIRPGTYSTAGL; this is encoded by the coding sequence GTGAAAATCTATTTTCATCTTTGCATAGACGAATTTACAAACAGCTATGTAGTTATTAACGATGATCCCGCGGTGATGGAAGCACTTATAATTGATCCGGGCAAAATAACAAATGAAATTATAAATCAGATTGAAGGCGGAAAATACAAGCTCACCGGAGTGCTGATTACACACAATCACAGCAATCACGTTCAGGGACTGAGAGTTCTGAATAAAATTTACACGCCTACAGTCTACGCTGCAGATTCAGAAATTGAAGGAACAAAATCTTTTGTAATAAGAGGCGACGGTAAAATAAAAGTTGCCGGAATGGACATTGACTTTTTTTCTGTTCCGGGACATTCGGCAGACAGCATGGTTTACAAAATAGGCGATGTTCTTTTTACCGGCGACACCATTACTTCTGGAATAATCGGCGAAACCAGCAGCGAATATTCCAAAAGGCTTCTCTGCAGCAAAATAAAAGAAAAAATATTCAGCCAGAACGACGGTACGATAATAATGCCCGGTCATGGCTCGCCGACAACTGTTGCTGCAGAAAAGCAGTTCAATCTGGATATCAGACCCGGAACATATTCTACAGCCGGCTTATAA
- a CDS encoding J domain-containing protein, whose translation MRDCYKILGVSHNATAAEIKRAYRTKAKLLHPDITHSDADAFKELVSAYKTLSDLKARQLFDESFSFRQGGHRTGTVVESFDYRKWLLERTDDESRAKLIFFDLTHMNEDAAVKEFKRMNMTRPAFRLSRWFTREDFMDYGFILAEELVLRQEYYDAVILLDQIIRMEYSFNYFKVFFPEVKSLARHILKNNIENAVNDELAIDAWERALELNFGKTDDAYFLQKMADAYERIGDSTTARVCREESMRLAS comes from the coding sequence ATGCGCGACTGTTACAAAATACTGGGCGTTTCACACAACGCCACCGCCGCCGAAATAAAGCGTGCGTACAGAACAAAGGCAAAACTTCTTCACCCCGACATAACGCACAGTGATGCTGACGCGTTCAAGGAACTTGTTTCTGCTTACAAAACACTGTCCGATCTCAAAGCAAGACAGCTCTTTGACGAGTCGTTCAGCTTCAGGCAGGGAGGACACAGAACGGGAACAGTAGTTGAATCCTTTGACTACAGAAAATGGCTTCTGGAACGCACAGACGACGAAAGCCGCGCAAAACTTATTTTCTTTGATCTTACACACATGAACGAAGATGCCGCCGTAAAAGAATTCAAGCGCATGAACATGACACGCCCCGCGTTCAGACTGTCGCGCTGGTTTACAAGAGAAGATTTTATGGACTACGGTTTTATTCTTGCAGAAGAACTTGTGCTCAGACAGGAATACTACGATGCCGTAATTCTTCTGGATCAGATTATACGGATGGAATATTCGTTCAATTACTTTAAGGTTTTTTTTCCTGAAGTAAAAAGTCTGGCGCGGCATATTCTCAAAAACAATATAGAAAACGCCGTAAACGATGAACTTGCCATAGATGCCTGGGAACGCGCACTGGAACTGAATTTCGGAAAAACAGACGATGCGTATTTCCTGCAGAAAATGGCTGATGCATACGAAAGAATCGGAGACTCCACTACGGCACGTGTCTGCAGGGAAGAGTCAATGCGTCTTGCATCATAA